In Leuconostoc kimchii IMSNU 11154, one genomic interval encodes:
- a CDS encoding CatB-related O-acetyltransferase, which produces MTKVPDPNKIYPDENVKSIVFLKNVVTNPNIEVGKYTYFSDEEPKKFEEHVTHHYDFINDKLIIGKFCSIGADVEFIMNGANHLMKGITPYPFYIMGDEWSGHLPEIGDLPNKGNTVIENDVWIGQNVTILPGVHVENGAIIGANSVVASNVSAYSIVAGNPAKQIRKRFSDDIIAQLQDLAWWDKDVEWITKNIDYLMTGKITKEKIDELN; this is translated from the coding sequence ATGACTAAAGTGCCAGATCCTAATAAAATATATCCTGATGAAAACGTCAAAAGTATTGTGTTTTTAAAAAATGTTGTTACTAACCCTAACATTGAGGTTGGAAAATATACCTATTTCTCAGATGAAGAACCGAAGAAATTCGAAGAACATGTTACACATCATTATGATTTCATCAATGATAAATTAATTATTGGAAAATTTTGTTCAATTGGCGCGGATGTAGAATTCATAATGAACGGTGCTAACCATCTTATGAAAGGTATCACACCCTACCCCTTCTATATTATGGGAGATGAGTGGTCTGGACATCTTCCTGAAATTGGAGATTTACCAAATAAAGGGAATACTGTCATAGAAAATGATGTCTGGATAGGTCAAAATGTAACAATTTTACCAGGGGTACATGTAGAAAACGGTGCTATTATTGGTGCTAACAGTGTTGTAGCTAGCAATGTTTCAGCTTACTCAATCGTTGCCGGAAATCCTGCCAAACAAATTCGGAAAAGATTTTCAGATGATATTATTGCACAGTTACAAGATCTAGCTTGGTGGGATAAAGATGTTGAATGGATTACTAAGAATATAGATTACTTAATGACAGGTAAAATAACCAAAGAAAAAATAGATGAATTGAACTAA
- a CDS encoding GyrI-like domain-containing protein: MKKEEVASIIHNDGLENIGDSGNQLLKWVTKNNYHISGPMREIYPTDPNDSEKSLTVELQLPVNQ, from the coding sequence ATTAAGAAAGAAGAGGTAGCCTCAATAATCCATAATGATGGGTTAGAAAATATCGGGGACAGTGGCAATCAGTTACTCAAATGGGTCACGAAAAACAATTATCATATTTCCGGACCTATGAGAGAAATTTATCCTACGGATCCAAATGATTCTGAAAAATCACTCACGGTTGAACTGCAATTGCCAGTAAATCAGTAA
- a CDS encoding DUF6442 family protein: protein MNEKKFLKVAQKENRDEGKLSELKNMTAVHYVMLLLAWLFIFTVRLFQHERTDDLFFMILFLALGHELYMLKKKNSFVTIITVIILVVANVTAVWSLFV from the coding sequence ATGAATGAAAAAAAGTTTTTAAAAGTTGCTCAGAAAGAAAATAGAGACGAAGGAAAATTATCCGAATTAAAAAACATGACAGCAGTACATTATGTAATGTTACTATTAGCATGGCTTTTTATATTTACTGTTAGGCTTTTTCAACATGAAAGAACTGATGATTTGTTTTTCATGATTCTCTTTCTTGCACTCGGCCATGAGTTATATATGTTAAAAAAGAAAAATTCATTTGTCACGATCATCACTGTAATTATATTGGTAGTGGCTAATGTCACGGCTGTGTGGTCGTTATTTGTATGA
- a CDS encoding GNAT family N-acetyltransferase — MEIKKVNTTDQDFNRLVRMLDKTLANFNNDIQITEKNEYHVFNSVTDLSDAYVAYNVYQAIGCVATKHYCTGVLEIKRLFVNLTARGNGIATKLINKLESQAYSDGYTKLIVETGKNNTNAIRLYTKMNYQVVDNYSPYDGLSNSVCMSKKLL; from the coding sequence ATGGAAATTAAGAAAGTAAACACTACAGACCAAGATTTTAATAGACTGGTTCGTATGCTTGATAAGACACTGGCTAATTTTAACAATGATATTCAAATTACAGAAAAAAATGAGTATCATGTATTTAACTCAGTTACTGATCTATCAGATGCCTATGTTGCTTATAATGTTTACCAAGCAATTGGTTGTGTTGCCACTAAGCATTATTGCACAGGTGTATTAGAGATAAAAAGATTATTTGTGAACCTTACTGCTAGAGGAAATGGCATAGCAACGAAATTAATTAACAAATTAGAATCTCAGGCCTATTCGGATGGTTATACAAAACTAATCGTGGAAACAGGTAAAAATAATACTAATGCAATTCGTCTCTACACGAAAATGAATTATCAAGTAGTTGATAATTATTCACCTTATGATGGACTAAGTAATTCGGTTTGTATGTCAAAAAAATTATTATAA
- a CDS encoding GNAT family N-acetyltransferase: MFIRIATKEDANQLIDIYRPYIENNTTSFEYDVPSLDDFKQRIRDITITYPYIVMVDGETILGYAYAHEYKERDAYQWTVEVSVYLSKNAQGKGIGRRLYNSLEEYLRRQHVVNIMACITGANETSIAFHEHMGYETVGQFKKVGFKNNQWLDIYWLEKQISSSVSPEAFIPFSKLNESY; this comes from the coding sequence ATGTTTATTCGAATTGCCACAAAAGAAGATGCTAACCAACTGATTGATATCTATAGACCTTATATTGAAAACAATACAACAAGCTTTGAATATGATGTCCCATCACTTGATGATTTTAAACAACGTATAAGGGATATAACAATTACGTACCCCTATATTGTCATGGTAGATGGAGAAACAATTTTAGGATATGCATATGCTCACGAATATAAAGAGCGTGATGCATATCAGTGGACAGTTGAGGTCAGTGTGTATCTGTCTAAAAATGCTCAGGGTAAAGGCATAGGGCGCAGACTATATAATTCTTTAGAAGAATACTTACGTCGTCAACATGTCGTTAATATTATGGCATGTATTACAGGAGCTAATGAAACAAGTATTGCTTTTCATGAGCATATGGGTTACGAAACTGTCGGACAATTCAAAAAAGTTGGTTTTAAAAACAATCAATGGTTGGATATTTATTGGTTAGAAAAACAAATTTCCAGTTCAGTTAGTCCCGAAGCATTTATACCATTTTCAAAATTAAATGAATCGTATTAA
- a CDS encoding multidrug effflux MFS transporter: MDTRKKSKLSVGLLCLLIGFPQISESIFTPILPALSKALKVTDSNIQLTVSIYFIGFALGVLIWGILSDKYGRKPIMLIGILIYLLGNISLLYSNSFCLIMMSRFIQAFGASVGSVITQAIMRESYSGSKATKVFATVGAVISIAPAIGPIIGAQLVTHFHYMSVFLFLIVLATVLLILTFVKLPETNLVKFDYSVKELVTVAFKLLKDKFVLLNAFAIAVFNAILFNFYSEAPFIFINNLKLSTSAYGNTGILIALGTIIGAYVVNKLAVKTSSFNVILLGICIAVACSIFSIWAFASANIFMIYIAIFGIFLGINIALPVILKTSLYAYEEVIGIASGIFGLMYYCMIGILTFIMSVIHTGNILVFPIYTLTLAVGLSILIFVNKSSFKNI, from the coding sequence ATGGACACCCGAAAAAAATCTAAATTATCAGTAGGATTACTTTGCTTATTAATTGGTTTTCCGCAAATAAGCGAGTCAATATTTACACCAATATTGCCAGCACTAAGCAAAGCATTAAAAGTTACTGATTCTAATATTCAGCTGACTGTAAGTATTTATTTTATTGGATTCGCTCTAGGCGTATTGATTTGGGGTATATTATCTGATAAGTATGGCAGAAAGCCAATCATGCTAATAGGAATTTTGATATATCTATTAGGCAATATTTCCTTACTTTATTCTAATAGCTTTTGCTTAATTATGATGAGTCGTTTTATTCAAGCTTTTGGCGCTAGTGTTGGATCTGTTATCACACAAGCAATCATGCGTGAAAGTTACTCAGGCTCAAAAGCTACCAAAGTTTTTGCGACTGTCGGCGCAGTTATCTCAATTGCACCAGCGATTGGGCCGATTATTGGTGCGCAACTAGTCACTCATTTTCATTATATGAGTGTATTCTTATTTCTAATAGTATTGGCCACAGTATTATTGATACTCACTTTTGTGAAGCTTCCTGAAACTAACTTGGTAAAATTTGATTATTCGGTAAAAGAATTAGTGACTGTTGCGTTCAAGTTGCTAAAGGACAAATTCGTTCTGTTGAATGCTTTTGCCATTGCAGTTTTCAATGCGATATTATTTAACTTTTACTCTGAAGCACCATTTATTTTTATTAATAATTTAAAACTTAGTACCAGTGCATACGGCAACACAGGTATTTTAATTGCTTTAGGAACGATTATAGGTGCTTATGTTGTTAATAAATTGGCCGTTAAAACTAGTAGTTTCAATGTTATTCTATTAGGAATCTGCATAGCCGTTGCCTGCTCAATTTTTTCAATCTGGGCTTTTGCTAGTGCCAATATTTTTATGATTTACATTGCAATCTTTGGCATATTCTTAGGCATCAATATTGCACTACCTGTTATTCTAAAAACTTCGTTATATGCTTATGAAGAAGTTATCGGGATTGCTAGTGGCATTTTTGGTCTTATGTATTACTGCATGATTGGCATTTTGACTTTTATCATGAGTGTCATTCATACTGGAAACATTTTAGTTTTTCCAATATATACTTTGACATTGGCAGTTGGCTTATCTATCCTAATTTTCGTCAATAAAAGCAGTTTTAAAAATATCTGA
- a CDS encoding GNAT family N-acetyltransferase, with protein MHIKELDLTDLNELQKVSTETFYDTFAAQNTEQNMQDYLVNSYKLEKLSAELENKNSFFYFVLNDTNEVMGYLKLNVNDAQSEDDFENALEIERIYIRKAFQKQGLGKILYNIATTRAVQLGKRRIWLGVWEHNQNAKAFYQHLGFDFVGSHIFNMGNDPQTDLIMVKTI; from the coding sequence ATGCACATCAAAGAATTAGACTTGACGGACCTCAATGAATTACAAAAAGTGAGCACAGAAACCTTTTACGATACTTTCGCAGCTCAAAACACAGAACAAAACATGCAAGACTACTTAGTAAATAGTTACAAGTTGGAAAAGCTATCCGCAGAACTCGAAAATAAAAATTCATTTTTTTATTTCGTACTCAATGACACGAATGAAGTTATGGGTTATCTCAAGCTAAATGTGAATGATGCGCAATCAGAAGATGATTTTGAAAATGCCTTAGAGATTGAACGAATTTACATTCGTAAGGCATTTCAAAAACAAGGGCTAGGAAAGATTTTATATAATATTGCGACCACAAGAGCCGTGCAATTAGGAAAACGTCGTATTTGGTTAGGTGTGTGGGAACATAATCAAAACGCTAAAGCCTTTTATCAACATCTCGGTTTTGATTTTGTTGGCAGTCATATCTTTAATATGGGTAATGATCCACAAACTGATTTAATTATGGTTAAAACAATTTAA
- a CDS encoding type 1 glutamine amidotransferase, with protein sequence MRINVLQHTPNEGPGSIASWAFSHGHEFFVYHPYFFDGVLPKASETDLLIILGGPMSPNDELPWIVKERKLIKELLRKNKPIFGACYGAQQIAKVLGSKIIKSPFKEVGWANIIKQNCFIPNFPDKFPVLHWHEEMFEIPEKATLLFSSELVSNQGYLYEGNVVGLQFHLEPQQSDVNEVVVNDYSYAIVNNALKQTPDQIIKFPVPSINKEIMYAILDFITL encoded by the coding sequence ATGCGCATTAATGTTCTTCAACACACGCCAAATGAAGGTCCAGGAAGTATTGCCTCTTGGGCTTTTTCTCATGGTCACGAATTTTTTGTCTATCATCCATACTTTTTTGACGGTGTTTTGCCAAAAGCATCTGAAACCGACCTACTAATTATTCTAGGTGGTCCAATGAGTCCTAATGATGAACTGCCGTGGATAGTAAAAGAAAGAAAACTAATCAAAGAACTCTTAAGAAAAAACAAACCAATTTTTGGTGCTTGCTATGGTGCACAGCAGATTGCTAAAGTCCTTGGATCTAAAATTATCAAATCACCTTTTAAAGAAGTCGGATGGGCAAATATTATTAAGCAAAATTGTTTCATTCCTAATTTTCCTGACAAATTTCCAGTGTTGCATTGGCATGAAGAAATGTTCGAAATACCAGAAAAAGCAACCCTGCTTTTCAGTAGTGAACTAGTATCAAATCAAGGATATCTTTATGAGGGAAATGTTGTTGGGTTGCAGTTTCATCTTGAACCTCAACAAAGTGACGTTAATGAAGTCGTAGTTAATGATTATTCATATGCAATAGTCAATAATGCACTTAAACAGACACCAGATCAAATAATCAAATTTCCAGTTCCTTCAATTAACAAGGAAATAATGTATGCAATTTTAGATTTTATAACTTTGTAA
- a CDS encoding DMT family transporter: MTWVYLFLAGIFEVVWSSTMKLSNGFSHFWWTILTFIGMIISFAMLSLSLKNLPLSFAYPIWTGVGAIGSIIIGVLFFGDKLSIFTWFFVVLLIIGIIGIKFTSGH; encoded by the coding sequence ATGACTTGGGTTTATTTATTTTTAGCTGGAATTTTTGAAGTAGTTTGGTCTAGCACCATGAAACTTAGTAACGGATTCTCACATTTTTGGTGGACTATATTAACTTTTATTGGAATGATCATTAGCTTCGCCATGCTTTCTTTATCACTCAAAAACTTACCTCTTAGTTTTGCTTATCCAATATGGACTGGTGTTGGAGCAATCGGTTCAATCATTATTGGCGTCTTATTTTTTGGTGACAAATTAAGTATATTCACGTGGTTCTTCGTTGTTTTGCTCATTATTGGTATTATTGGTATTAAATTTACTAGTGGGCACTAA
- a CDS encoding RBBP9/YdeN family alpha/beta hydrolase produces MKKIFLIDGYGGSPTVNWLDWIGRQLENEFQIKKICINKPDVAEVEKFDNALVNQIDEIESSYFICHSLGCVTLIRYLIKIKKVPKGIIFVSPFDQHVHGFDMFDEFFVHAPLELLNLDSNKSIIISSMNDPIIPFKYSQEVAEKLKIPFILCPTGAHFRASDGMVKFPAILTYIQSNWKN; encoded by the coding sequence ATGAAAAAAATATTTTTAATTGATGGTTATGGTGGTTCACCGACAGTAAACTGGCTTGATTGGATTGGTCGACAACTTGAAAATGAATTTCAAATTAAAAAAATATGTATCAACAAGCCTGATGTAGCAGAAGTTGAAAAATTTGATAATGCTTTAGTTAACCAAATCGATGAAATAGAGTCGTCTTATTTTATTTGCCATAGCTTAGGTTGCGTGACTTTAATTCGTTATTTAATAAAGATTAAAAAAGTCCCTAAAGGCATTATATTTGTTTCTCCGTTTGATCAACACGTTCATGGATTTGACATGTTTGATGAATTTTTTGTCCATGCACCTCTAGAACTTCTAAACCTGGATTCAAATAAATCAATTATAATTAGTAGTATGAATGACCCAATTATACCCTTTAAATACAGTCAGGAAGTGGCAGAAAAACTAAAAATTCCGTTTATTCTTTGCCCCACTGGCGCTCATTTCCGTGCATCAGACGGTATGGTAAAGTTTCCAGCAATTTTGACTTATATTCAATCGAATTGGAAAAATTAA
- a CDS encoding ABC-F family ATP-binding cassette domain-containing protein, with amino-acid sequence MNILDLNKITQSFAGNDILCDVTFAIDEQEKVAIVGRNGSGKSTLLKIITQESQPQSGTIAFQKETKIAYISQRLKVIEHQTVLDILKSGFQSLISVKKAMIHLENKMASGEILSEKDYDRYGKLLDDFQLFGGYEMEAKIESVANGLSIDNLLSKEWQNLSGGQKAKVKLALSLVQVTNLLVLDEPTNHLDLTTDWLIDHIKHYRGAVIIASHDRHFIDQIATKVIEIEDGLSSIYNGNYSFYFQEKQKRIALALQKYRNQQDRVKKMKQSIRQLQEWAHTYHNEKFASRARSMQKALDKIEVFQRPRMVEKNMVMNLTKVEKSSKIIFEAKDIVFQVEKQQDLLKNITFTVKRGNRVAILGDNGVGKSTLLKLLLGLEEVTSGSIYTGPNLSIGYFSQFESELETQKTIIESYINQVPMSEADARYQLSKFLFFNTDVFKKVCNLSGGERKRLRWAQIIGQNPNVLVLDKPTNDLDIGSIEMLEDTLDDYQGTVIAVSHDRYFVNNHFDTHYALENKPLIKL; translated from the coding sequence ATGAATATATTAGATTTAAATAAAATTACACAAAGTTTCGCTGGAAACGATATTTTATGCGACGTTACCTTTGCAATTGACGAGCAGGAAAAGGTGGCCATTGTTGGCCGTAACGGTAGTGGTAAATCAACCCTTTTAAAAATAATTACACAAGAAAGCCAGCCACAAAGTGGTACAATTGCGTTTCAAAAGGAAACAAAAATTGCCTACATTAGTCAACGTTTAAAAGTCATTGAACATCAAACAGTACTTGATATATTAAAATCGGGCTTTCAATCATTAATCTCAGTGAAAAAAGCAATGATCCATCTTGAAAATAAAATGGCATCGGGAGAAATACTATCTGAAAAGGACTATGACCGATATGGAAAATTACTAGATGATTTCCAATTGTTTGGTGGCTATGAAATGGAGGCAAAAATAGAGAGCGTAGCTAACGGATTGAGTATAGATAACTTATTGTCAAAAGAATGGCAAAACTTAAGTGGTGGACAAAAGGCAAAGGTTAAACTCGCATTGTCACTTGTTCAAGTCACCAATCTACTAGTTCTAGATGAACCAACAAACCATTTAGACTTAACAACGGATTGGCTAATTGATCACATTAAACATTATAGAGGGGCAGTTATCATAGCATCGCACGATCGCCATTTTATCGACCAAATTGCCACGAAAGTTATAGAAATTGAAGATGGATTATCATCTATATACAATGGAAACTACTCTTTCTATTTCCAGGAAAAACAAAAAAGAATTGCATTAGCATTGCAAAAATATCGCAATCAGCAGGACCGAGTGAAGAAAATGAAGCAAAGTATCCGTCAATTACAGGAATGGGCACACACTTATCATAATGAAAAATTTGCTTCTAGAGCCAGAAGTATGCAAAAAGCATTAGATAAAATTGAGGTTTTTCAGCGACCACGTATGGTAGAAAAAAATATGGTCATGAATTTAACAAAAGTTGAAAAGTCTAGTAAAATAATTTTTGAAGCCAAAGATATTGTGTTTCAGGTAGAGAAACAACAAGATCTTTTGAAAAATATTACTTTCACAGTAAAAAGAGGCAATCGTGTTGCTATTTTAGGTGATAATGGTGTCGGTAAAAGTACACTACTAAAACTTTTACTTGGGCTTGAGGAGGTAACAAGTGGTTCCATATATACTGGACCTAATTTATCGATAGGATATTTTTCGCAGTTTGAATCTGAGTTAGAAACGCAAAAGACCATTATTGAGTCATATATTAACCAGGTTCCAATGAGTGAGGCAGATGCTAGATATCAATTGTCAAAATTTTTATTCTTCAATACTGATGTTTTTAAAAAAGTTTGTAATTTATCAGGAGGTGAGCGTAAAAGACTGCGTTGGGCACAAATTATTGGCCAAAATCCAAATGTGCTCGTCTTAGACAAACCAACCAATGACCTGGACATTGGTTCCATTGAAATGTTGGAAGATACTTTAGATGATTATCAGGGAACAGTTATTGCTGTTTCTCACGATCGGTATTTTGTTAATAATCATTTTGATACTCATTACGCTTTAGAAAACAAACCACTAATCAAATTATAA
- a CDS encoding MarR family winged helix-turn-helix transcriptional regulator, with product MVSIGKNPDISLNQLAKVRKISKSAASQMTSKLVSKGIITKSRLENNAKRSALSLTNEELKVFYEHMNQQTYLENELENVINEFSTEELTKITLLMSKIEDVWDNLPWNPANTKG from the coding sequence ATTGTAAGTATAGGAAAAAATCCTGATATCAGTCTTAACCAACTAGCAAAAGTCAGAAAAATTAGTAAAAGTGCTGCATCACAAATGACTTCTAAATTAGTTTCGAAAGGAATTATTACTAAATCTAGATTAGAAAATAATGCTAAAAGATCAGCGTTATCACTTACTAACGAAGAATTAAAAGTATTTTATGAGCACATGAATCAACAAACATATTTAGAAAATGAATTAGAAAATGTAATCAATGAATTTTCAACTGAGGAGTTAACAAAAATAACACTACTCATGAGTAAAATAGAAGATGTCTGGGACAACTTACCTTGGAATCCAGCAAATACAAAAGGATAA
- a CDS encoding YdcF family protein, with translation MATIATVFSYFISLSIIVIQINNQLLTYIYLAVLVLIFIPIFLLTFLSAFLFIWNGIIVWRRENHSIGNMLTLIIGVLLLIIPTVFSILNRYIPNNKIIDFVENVSYGFQNYLIFWVLTFLASYMITKVVHPKFNKEYAIILGSGLLNGDTVSPLLGSRIMVAANFKNQQFKKNKKTMKLIMSGGQGKDELLPEAEAMKAYAIMHGVAESDILVENQSKNTYQNMLFSKQVVEKNGFNLQKGIFATNDYHVFRAAGFAHLVGLNIEGIGSKTSKYFLPNALIREYIAILSNHKTFHIAFMLIIVIINALTFFIV, from the coding sequence ATGGCAACAATTGCAACTGTTTTTAGTTATTTTATATCATTATCTATTATTGTTATTCAGATCAATAATCAACTGCTAACATATATCTATTTAGCAGTCTTGGTTTTGATTTTTATACCTATTTTTTTACTGACATTTTTAAGCGCCTTTCTATTTATCTGGAATGGTATTATAGTTTGGCGACGTGAGAATCATTCAATCGGAAACATGTTAACATTAATTATCGGGGTTTTACTGCTAATAATTCCAACTGTTTTTAGCATTTTAAATCGATACATTCCAAACAATAAAATTATTGATTTTGTTGAAAATGTTTCTTACGGTTTTCAAAACTATTTAATTTTTTGGGTTTTAACTTTTCTCGCATCTTATATGATTACAAAGGTAGTGCATCCAAAATTTAACAAAGAATATGCGATTATTTTAGGTTCTGGTTTGTTGAATGGTGATACTGTTTCACCATTACTAGGATCAAGAATTATGGTAGCTGCTAATTTTAAAAATCAACAATTCAAAAAAAATAAAAAAACTATGAAATTAATCATGTCAGGTGGTCAAGGTAAAGATGAATTGTTGCCAGAAGCTGAAGCTATGAAAGCTTATGCAATTATGCATGGTGTGGCAGAATCAGATATTCTAGTAGAAAATCAGTCAAAAAATACCTATCAAAATATGCTTTTTTCTAAACAAGTTGTTGAAAAAAATGGATTTAATTTACAAAAAGGAATTTTTGCAACAAATGATTATCATGTTTTTAGAGCAGCTGGTTTTGCACATCTAGTAGGACTAAATATTGAGGGTATAGGGTCTAAGACCAGTAAATATTTCTTACCCAACGCTTTAATTCGTGAATATATAGCAATTCTTTCTAATCACAAAACATTTCATATAGCTTTTATGCTAATAATTGTGATTATTAATGCGTTGACATTCTTTATTGTTTAG
- a CDS encoding GNAT family N-acetyltransferase, with translation MYFSSNLVATLLPKSNLYVYYDNNKHIVGFLGEMDSYIAGLFVKKEFQTLGIGTQLINHVKELKNSLTLHVYKKNSKALKVYLKNNFVIDAETFDNETDEIEFSMTWKK, from the coding sequence GTGTACTTCAGCTCAAATCTTGTGGCCACATTGCTACCAAAAAGTAATTTATATGTTTATTATGACAATAATAAGCATATAGTTGGTTTTTTAGGGGAAATGGACAGTTACATTGCTGGTCTATTTGTAAAAAAAGAATTTCAAACGTTGGGTATTGGAACGCAGCTAATTAATCATGTTAAAGAATTGAAAAATTCTTTAACGTTACACGTTTATAAGAAGAATAGCAAAGCATTAAAGGTCTATTTAAAAAATAACTTTGTAATTGATGCAGAGACGTTTGATAACGAAACAGATGAAATTGAATTTTCAATGACTTGGAAAAAATAG
- a CDS encoding acyl-CoA thioesterase/BAAT N-terminal domain-containing protein yields MKFFNIEKINSAVDEIIDMKLENLPPHSKVEIQVRNISPYYCINAPLKIKNNQQWLSENTFLSDANGNIDLNYFPSLSGTYTGAYPMGCITFLKTVDSKINIDKSIQNNTSLNKECTFEIKALVNHKVIDKCQIKRFFLSESVQSEIIYRRNFQGRFFIRNMPIDYLRLLY; encoded by the coding sequence ATGAAGTTTTTTAATATAGAAAAAATAAATTCAGCAGTAGATGAAATAATTGACATGAAGTTGGAAAACTTGCCTCCTCATTCAAAAGTTGAAATCCAAGTACGTAATATCTCTCCCTATTATTGTATTAATGCCCCTTTAAAAATTAAAAACAATCAGCAATGGTTATCTGAAAATACCTTTTTGAGTGACGCTAATGGAAATATTGACTTAAACTATTTTCCTAGCTTATCTGGTACATACACAGGCGCCTACCCAATGGGCTGTATAACATTTTTAAAAACAGTTGATAGTAAGATTAATATCGATAAGTCAATACAAAATAATACTTCTCTCAATAAAGAATGTACTTTCGAAATCAAAGCGTTAGTCAACCATAAGGTGATTGATAAATGTCAAATTAAACGCTTTTTTTTGAGTGAAAGTGTGCAAAGTGAAATAATATACCGACGCAACTTTCAAGGAAGATTTTTTATCCGAAACATGCCAATAGATTACCTGCGATTATTGTATTAA
- a CDS encoding DUF1093 domain-containing protein, translating to MKKISLIIASVLTLCLVIGLAIQTKNYYDNTYKSSKAYTKVPLKVPNREQTKDGSGNVIKDSYSYQYKFEFVNAEGNKKSIPFELSGANVKPFKPGTFLEAKVSNTRIVYGPTLIKQNKVPKSVLKQISLIE from the coding sequence ATGAAAAAAATCAGTTTAATCATTGCAAGTGTATTAACATTATGTTTAGTTATTGGTCTTGCAATACAAACAAAAAATTATTACGATAACACTTATAAGTCATCAAAGGCATACACAAAGGTCCCGTTAAAAGTTCCCAACCGTGAACAGACAAAAGATGGCAGTGGTAATGTAATTAAGGATTCTTACAGTTATCAGTACAAGTTTGAATTTGTGAATGCTGAGGGTAATAAAAAAAGTATTCCCTTTGAACTCTCAGGTGCAAACGTGAAACCATTTAAACCAGGGACCTTTTTAGAAGCGAAAGTTTCTAACACTAGGATTGTGTATGGTCCAACTTTAATTAAACAAAATAAAGTACCAAAATCTGTTTTAAAACAAATCTCACTAATTGAATAG
- a CDS encoding helix-turn-helix transcriptional regulator, whose protein sequence is MSNEHLILKNNLKVARAEKTINQNNLAKLVGVSRQTISNIETYEYIPSAKLALLICIALDKKFEELFYFE, encoded by the coding sequence ATGAGTAATGAGCACTTAATTTTAAAAAATAATTTGAAAGTTGCACGAGCTGAAAAGACTATTAATCAAAATAATTTAGCAAAACTGGTTGGCGTTTCTCGACAGACAATTAGTAATATTGAAACATATGAGTATATTCCCTCGGCAAAATTGGCTTTATTGATTTGCATTGCTTTAGATAAAAAATTTGAAGAATTATTCTATTTTGAATAG